Genomic window (Lewinellaceae bacterium):
GGCAGCCGTATCGAATAATTGCCGTCGATATCGGTCACCGTCCCGGTAGACGTGCCCTTTATGACCACATTGGCCCCGATCAGCGGCTGGCCATTGTTATCGGACACCGCCCCGGTGATGGTGCGCTGCGCCACAACGGTGGCCAGGCCCAGCAAGACCATCGGAAGAACCAGTAAAATCCTCTTCATCATAAATAAATTTTGGTTAAAAAATGCGTACAGAGTATAAGCCGCCACCTCAACCGGCGCTTTGCGCCCGAAGAGCAGGACTGGCATAGAATGCCCCTCCATCCGTCCGGGCCGGCAAGCCGGCAGCAGCGAATGAAAAAAGGGACATTAGCAATAAATTGCGAGGTTGATCGGGCGCATAACGGCCCGGCACAACGAAGTTTGATGAAAAGGCGAATGAGCGAATGAGCGGAAAAGGTTGCCGGGTTTTCTCACCCGGCAACGTAATTACAGATTAGTATGAAAAAAACTCTCAATAGTTCCAAAATTGGACAGGGTGTACAGCTCCTGTTATACCATTCCCACCTGAGCGGCCTTGATCACGGCCTCATGGCGGGAGTTGACTTTTAGCTTCCGGTATATATTTTTAAGGTGAAAGCGCACGGTGTTTGGACTGACAAACAGCCGCTCTCCGATCTTGCGGTAACTGTAGCCTTTGCAAAGCAGGGCCATGACGTCGAATTCCCGTTTGGATAAGGAAGGCAGTGGGTTATCCAACTGGCTGAAGGAGGTCACCACCCGTTTTGCCACCGAAGGGCTCATCGGCGCTCCGCCGGCTTTTACTTCCCGGATAGCATTCAGCAAATAGGACGGAAAAAAGGTTTTGGAAATGTATCCCAGCGCCCCTGCCTTGAACGCGGCAAAGATGTGTTCTTCCAGCAAAGAGTTGGTAAACATGATGACGGACAAGCCGGGAAGCTCTTCCAGCAGGAGGCGCACACAATCGGCGCCCTGCATATCAGGAAGGTCGGTTTCGATAAGGAGAACATCGGAAGGAGACTCCGCCATGCCTTCCAGGGCAGCCTGCCCATTGGCATACGAACCATGGCAACAGAAACCATCACTGGTTTCCAGTATGCCCTGGACGCCTTCTCTCACGTCCCGTTTGGCATCTACAATTGCAACGGAAATCATTTTTAGTCGGGTGTATTCAGTTATCAAGGACAACACAAATTGCTCAGGGTTGCCTCTTGCTTGCATTGCCTCTAAATTGCGGCCTTATTTCCAGTTGGGCAAGCCCGCACCAGCCGGATTGTATGAACCGGCCTTTCCTGATGGCCAATGCCTTTGTTTACTACACCAATGTACAAGTATATTCAGGAGGATCAAACTACCCAACCGGGTAGTTGAGCGCATTTGTGTGGGGGATGACATAAGAGAAGGGGTAAGAGGAGGTGTAAAAGTGTAAGGGCGTAAACGTGTAAATGACCGGGGGGTGCGATTCCCATTTGTACCCATGTAGCAGATAGCTTGGGGAAATGCCCCTAAAATTCAGGAAAACACGGTTTCACAGTCCCCTTGCTCTACTGTTATGGAGCCTACGGCCTCAACAATGGAACCGGGAAACCATGGAACAGTACTTCGAGGGAATAATTCCGGGTGTTTTCATGCCCAGAAACATAAGGGGGTACAAACTAGAATCGCACCCTGACAGGGTAGAAACCGCGCCCAGCCCCGCACGTTTACACGTTTACACACTTACACGTTCACCTCCCCTCC
Coding sequences:
- a CDS encoding response regulator transcription factor; translated protein: MISVAIVDAKRDVREGVQGILETSDGFCCHGSYANGQAALEGMAESPSDVLLIETDLPDMQGADCVRLLLEELPGLSVIMFTNSLLEEHIFAAFKAGALGYISKTFFPSYLLNAIREVKAGGAPMSPSVAKRVVTSFSQLDNPLPSLSKREFDVMALLCKGYSYRKIGERLFVSPNTVRFHLKNIYRKLKVNSRHEAVIKAAQVGMV